From the genome of Deinococcus sp. JMULE3, one region includes:
- a CDS encoding 30S ribosomal protein S1, translating into MEDNTQTPAQQGGTQPATGTTPSTPTPVEEREYPAMTMEDILASEAQEPQNVSRGDIVDGTIVFIGQEGIAVDIGAKVEGIIPLNQLGDEPVTLEQAQEMYKSGEQIEAYVVRVDLPNSQIVLSKKRADQDKGWRVLEKMQEAEEAFEVEVLEKVRGGLVAQVEGIRAFLPASQVDTRRVNDLDPYVGKPLMVKLIELNRKRNRVIISHRAILEAQKAQAREATVGQLESGAQFEGEVVEITDFGVFVNLGGIDGLVHRSELTYGRFNHPRDVVKVGDKVQVQVMDVDNDRERINLSMKALTQDPWEGATDRYSIGQKVNGKVTNLTNFGAFVELESGLEGLVHVSEMSWTKRVRHPNEVMKEGDEVEAIILRIDPKDRRISLGIRQTTDDPWSALPDRYPPGTPVKGKITGMTDFGVFMEIEEGIEGLIHISELDLNRVNNPADLFKKGDEIEAVILNIDPVEQRASLSRRRFLGGGAAPTQRDYVSQGGGARSDRYSGGQGGQRSGGGRRREGGADYAYNAKDAQQGGKISTKLGDVYADLFAQFGLGGDKKTEEEQG; encoded by the coding sequence ATGGAAGACAACACCCAGACCCCCGCCCAGCAAGGCGGGACTCAGCCCGCGACGGGCACCACCCCCAGCACCCCCACCCCCGTGGAGGAGCGCGAGTACCCCGCGATGACCATGGAGGACATCCTCGCCAGTGAGGCGCAGGAGCCCCAGAACGTCAGCCGCGGCGACATCGTCGACGGCACCATCGTGTTCATCGGCCAGGAAGGCATCGCCGTGGACATCGGCGCCAAGGTCGAAGGCATCATCCCCCTGAACCAGCTGGGCGACGAGCCCGTCACGCTGGAGCAGGCCCAGGAGATGTACAAGTCCGGCGAGCAGATCGAGGCGTACGTCGTGCGCGTCGACCTGCCCAACAGCCAGATCGTCCTGAGCAAGAAGCGGGCCGATCAGGACAAGGGCTGGCGCGTCCTGGAGAAGATGCAGGAAGCCGAGGAAGCCTTCGAAGTCGAGGTGCTCGAGAAGGTCCGTGGTGGTCTGGTCGCGCAGGTCGAGGGCATCCGTGCCTTCCTGCCCGCCTCGCAGGTGGACACCCGCCGCGTGAACGACCTCGACCCCTACGTCGGTAAGCCCCTGATGGTCAAGCTCATCGAGCTGAACCGCAAGCGCAACCGCGTGATCATCAGCCACCGCGCCATCCTGGAAGCCCAGAAGGCCCAGGCCCGTGAAGCCACGGTCGGCCAGCTGGAATCCGGCGCGCAGTTCGAAGGCGAAGTCGTGGAAATCACCGACTTCGGCGTGTTCGTGAACCTGGGCGGCATCGACGGCCTCGTTCACCGCAGCGAACTGACCTACGGCCGCTTCAACCACCCCCGCGACGTGGTCAAGGTGGGCGACAAGGTTCAGGTGCAGGTCATGGACGTCGACAACGACCGTGAACGCATCAACCTGAGCATGAAGGCCCTGACCCAGGACCCCTGGGAAGGCGCCACCGACCGCTACAGCATCGGCCAGAAGGTCAACGGCAAGGTCACGAACCTCACCAACTTCGGTGCGTTCGTCGAACTGGAAAGCGGCCTCGAAGGTCTGGTGCACGTCAGCGAGATGAGCTGGACCAAGCGCGTCCGTCACCCCAACGAAGTGATGAAGGAAGGCGACGAGGTCGAGGCGATCATCCTGCGAATCGATCCGAAGGACCGCCGCATCAGCCTGGGTATTCGTCAGACCACCGACGATCCCTGGAGCGCCCTGCCTGACCGCTACCCGCCCGGCACCCCCGTGAAGGGCAAGATCACCGGCATGACCGACTTCGGCGTGTTCATGGAGATCGAGGAAGGCATCGAGGGCCTGATCCACATCAGCGAACTCGACCTGAACCGCGTCAACAACCCCGCCGACCTGTTCAAGAAGGGTGACGAGATCGAAGCCGTCATCCTGAATATCGACCCCGTCGAGCAGCGCGCCAGCCTCAGCCGTCGTCGCTTCCTCGGTGGCGGCGCGGCCCCCACCCAGCGTGACTACGTCAGCCAGGGTGGCGGCGCCCGCAGCGACCGCTACAGCGGCGGCCAGGGTGGTCAGCGCAGCGGCGGCGGCCGTCGTCGCGAAGGCGGCGCGGACTACGCGTACAACGCCAAGGACGCCCAGCAGGGCGGCAAGATCAGCACCAAGCTCGGCGACGTGTACGCCGACCTGTTCGCCCAGTTCGGCCTGGGCGGCGACAAGAAGACCGAAGAAGAGCAGGGCTAA
- the treS gene encoding maltose alpha-D-glucosyltransferase: protein MTQTPAPEWYKSAVFYELSVRTFADGNGDGKGDFPGLTGKLDYLRGLGVDVLWILPCYPSPLRDDGYDVADYVGIHPDLGTLDDFKVFLREAHARGLRVITDFVTNHTSSDHPWFQAARRGPTLPDGSPNEYHDYYVWSDTGSEYAGARIIFTDTETSNWTLDEQSGRYYWHRFFASQPDLNYDNPRVVEEILQAARFWLDLGVDGFRVDAVPYLIEREGTNCENLPETHDILKRFRKMVDQDYPGRVLLAEANQWPEEVAEYFGTDADPEFHMCFNFPVMPRLYMSLKKEDTTSIREIMERLPAIPAFGQWVTFLRNHDELTLEMVTDDERAFMYAAYAPDTRMKINVGIRRRLAPLLDNDRRRVELLTTVLLALPGSPILYYGDEIGMGDDLSLADRNGVRTPMQWNAGMSGGFSTATPDQCFFPPIGDAVYGYGRVNVQSQEQDPSSLLKWTSRQLELRRRHPAFATGELAFVDTDNPAILAFTRRTDDETLLIVSNFAGNAQSVHLDLSRYAGRVPVTLAGASPFPAIGETPYPMILGKYDYYWLRIN from the coding sequence ATGACCCAGACCCCCGCCCCGGAGTGGTACAAGAGCGCCGTCTTCTACGAACTCTCGGTCCGCACCTTCGCGGACGGCAACGGCGACGGCAAGGGCGATTTCCCCGGTCTGACCGGCAAACTCGACTACCTGCGGGGCCTGGGCGTGGACGTCCTGTGGATCCTCCCGTGCTACCCCAGCCCCCTGCGCGACGACGGTTACGACGTCGCCGACTACGTGGGCATCCACCCGGACCTGGGCACCCTGGACGACTTCAAGGTCTTCCTGCGCGAGGCCCACGCGCGCGGCCTGCGCGTCATCACCGACTTCGTCACCAACCACACCTCAAGCGACCACCCGTGGTTCCAGGCGGCCCGGCGCGGCCCGACCCTCCCGGACGGCAGCCCCAACGAGTACCACGACTACTACGTCTGGAGTGACACCGGCAGCGAGTACGCCGGGGCCAGGATCATCTTCACCGACACCGAGACCAGCAACTGGACCCTGGACGAGCAGAGCGGCCGCTACTACTGGCACCGCTTCTTCGCCAGCCAGCCGGACCTGAACTACGACAACCCGCGGGTCGTCGAGGAGATCCTGCAGGCCGCGCGTTTCTGGCTGGACCTCGGCGTGGACGGCTTCCGCGTGGACGCCGTGCCCTACCTGATCGAACGCGAGGGCACCAACTGCGAGAACCTGCCCGAAACGCACGACATCCTCAAACGCTTCCGGAAGATGGTCGACCAGGACTACCCCGGCCGCGTCCTGCTGGCCGAGGCGAACCAGTGGCCCGAGGAGGTCGCCGAGTACTTCGGGACCGACGCCGACCCCGAATTCCACATGTGCTTCAACTTTCCGGTCATGCCGCGCCTGTACATGAGCCTGAAGAAGGAGGACACCACCTCCATCCGCGAGATCATGGAACGCCTGCCCGCCATCCCCGCGTTCGGGCAGTGGGTGACGTTCCTGCGCAACCACGACGAACTGACCCTGGAGATGGTCACCGACGACGAACGCGCCTTCATGTACGCCGCGTACGCCCCGGACACCCGCATGAAGATCAACGTGGGCATCCGCCGCCGCCTCGCGCCGCTGCTGGACAACGACCGGCGCCGCGTGGAACTCCTGACCACCGTCCTGCTGGCCCTGCCGGGCAGCCCCATCCTGTACTACGGCGACGAGATCGGCATGGGCGACGACCTGTCCCTGGCGGACCGCAACGGCGTGCGCACCCCCATGCAGTGGAACGCGGGCATGAGCGGCGGGTTTTCCACCGCCACTCCGGATCAGTGCTTCTTCCCGCCCATCGGGGACGCCGTGTACGGCTACGGCCGCGTGAACGTGCAGAGCCAGGAACAGGACCCCAGCAGCCTCCTGAAATGGACCAGCCGCCAGCTGGAACTCCGCCGCCGCCACCCGGCCTTCGCCACCGGCGAACTGGCCTTCGTGGACACCGACAATCCCGCCATCCTGGCCTTCACGCGCCGCACGGACGACGAGACGCTGCTGATCGTCAGCAACTTCGCCGGGAACGCCCAGTCGGTCCACCTGGATCTGTCCCGGTACGCCGGACGGGTGCCGGTCACGCTGGCCGGCGCCAGCCCCTTCCCCGCCATCGGCGAGACGCCCTACCCCATGATCCTCGGGAAGTACGACTACTACTGGCTGCGCATCAACTGA
- a CDS encoding response regulator codes for MTSAATRRPTILIVDDSPGVLQNLEYLLAPHLNVVTAESGAAALQAMTSDTALVLTDVRMPGMSGVDLARQLRVTHPAVPVAFMTGIIEADLRAEAQELDVLDVLRKPLRPGVLFPALQGWLGRRDVLPADAPDVRPPQARPTTGHSTASIPAAPAPARPGVGGGAGVATVSVPPTPERVRQQAQMFVAGLSVLPGVTAACAFDPQGEPLTSPDLLNAQVGTYLKFLLTAAQTLAPHLRTTLPLKAAQMEFQDRVLVVCPFDGGFAAVLVRDTPGASSVKAWMRSRMT; via the coding sequence ATGACCTCAGCGGCAACCCGGCGCCCCACGATCCTCATCGTGGACGACAGCCCCGGCGTCCTGCAGAACCTGGAGTACCTGCTCGCCCCGCACCTGAACGTCGTCACCGCCGAGAGCGGCGCCGCCGCGCTGCAGGCCATGACGTCCGACACGGCGCTGGTCCTGACCGACGTCCGCATGCCCGGCATGAGCGGCGTGGACCTCGCGCGGCAGCTGCGCGTCACGCACCCGGCCGTGCCGGTGGCGTTCATGACCGGCATCATCGAGGCGGACCTGCGCGCCGAGGCGCAGGAACTCGACGTGCTGGACGTCCTGCGCAAGCCCCTGCGGCCCGGCGTGCTGTTCCCGGCCCTCCAGGGCTGGCTGGGCCGCCGCGACGTGCTGCCTGCCGACGCGCCGGACGTCCGCCCGCCCCAGGCGAGGCCCACAACGGGACACTCCACGGCGTCCATCCCTGCGGCCCCGGCGCCAGCCCGTCCGGGGGTGGGCGGCGGGGCGGGCGTGGCGACCGTCAGCGTGCCGCCCACCCCCGAGCGGGTGCGGCAGCAGGCACAGATGTTCGTGGCGGGCCTGAGCGTCCTGCCGGGCGTGACTGCCGCGTGCGCCTTCGACCCGCAGGGCGAACCGCTGACCAGCCCCGACCTCCTGAACGCGCAGGTGGGCACGTACCTGAAGTTCCTGCTGACCGCCGCGCAGACGCTCGCGCCGCACCTGCGGACCACGCTGCCGCTCAAGGCCGCGCAGATGGAATTCCAGGACCGCGTGCTCGTCGTGTGTCCCTTCGACGGCGGGTTCGCGGCGGTGCTGGTGCGTGACACGCCCGGCGCGAGCAGCGTGAAGGCCTGGATGCGCAGCCGCATGACCTGA
- a CDS encoding DinB family protein, whose product MTHPDPRFPIGPIPPLAHTPGTPAEAAARMDAAAHDWHDLLTSTPQGRLTARPHPHGWTVAQLAHHTADAHAHGLSRLKYALTTPGYVVQPFDQDAWLTLPDATLPVGDALDLLRVTNRRWATLLRALNPAQLDTTLTHPQEGPQTLWDLTAKHDWHLRHHLAQARLALTGTL is encoded by the coding sequence ATGACCCACCCCGATCCCCGTTTCCCCATCGGGCCGATCCCGCCGCTGGCCCACACGCCGGGCACGCCCGCCGAGGCCGCCGCGCGCATGGACGCCGCCGCGCACGACTGGCACGACCTCCTGACCTCCACCCCGCAAGGCCGCCTGACCGCCCGACCCCACCCGCACGGCTGGACGGTCGCGCAGCTGGCACACCACACCGCCGACGCGCACGCCCACGGCCTGAGCCGCCTGAAGTACGCCCTGACCACCCCCGGCTACGTCGTGCAGCCCTTCGACCAGGACGCCTGGCTGACCCTGCCCGACGCCACGCTGCCCGTGGGGGACGCCCTGGACCTGCTGCGCGTCACGAACCGCCGCTGGGCCACCCTGCTGCGCGCCCTGAACCCCGCGCAGCTGGACACGACCCTCACGCACCCGCAGGAAGGCCCGCAGACCCTCTGGGACCTGACCGCCAAGCACGACTGGCACCTGCGCCACCACCTCGCCCAGGCGAGACTGGCCCTGACGGGGACCCTCTGA
- a CDS encoding HD domain-containing protein, with protein MRPDAAHDDAHLARVARWTIRCAPDQPPALAVAAALTHDVVNLPKNHPDRAHASDLSAQAILKQLPSRGFTPDDARCIADAVRDHSYSRGATPTTPLGRALQDADRLDALGALGVLRVAGVGGQLGRALMHPGDPWAENRAPDDLAYTIDHFFTKLLRLDGTFLTHAGQAEARRRTLTMRAFLAELASELEIAPPQQG; from the coding sequence ATGCGACCCGACGCCGCGCACGACGACGCGCACCTGGCCCGCGTGGCCCGCTGGACGATCCGCTGCGCCCCCGACCAGCCCCCCGCGCTGGCCGTCGCCGCCGCCCTGACGCACGACGTCGTGAACCTCCCCAAGAACCACCCGGACCGCGCCCACGCCAGCGACCTGAGCGCCCAGGCCATCCTGAAACAGCTGCCCAGCCGGGGCTTCACCCCGGACGACGCCCGCTGTATCGCGGACGCCGTGCGCGACCACAGCTACTCACGCGGCGCGACCCCCACCACCCCGCTGGGCCGCGCGCTACAGGACGCCGACCGCCTCGACGCACTGGGCGCGCTGGGTGTCCTGCGCGTCGCGGGCGTCGGCGGGCAGCTGGGCCGCGCCCTGATGCACCCAGGAGACCCCTGGGCCGAGAACCGCGCCCCCGACGACCTCGCGTACACCATCGACCACTTCTTCACGAAACTCCTGCGCCTGGACGGCACGTTCCTGACCCACGCCGGACAGGCCGAGGCCAGACGCCGCACCCTGACCATGCGCGCGTTCCTTGCCGAACTCGCCAGCGAACTCGAAATCGCACCGCCCCAGCAGGGGTGA
- a CDS encoding histidine phosphatase family protein translates to MSESPLHLTLVRHGATDWNGAGRWQGWSDTPLGAVGEDQAARLRPRLAGRVFDRVFSSDLARAARTAELSLPSAPLTLDARLRELHFGVFEGVTTDEAQRDDRYARWQLDPWATPAPDGESLSQVGARLRDWADGLPGGRVIAFTHGAAIRALLCDLFGWPARPQPGYVLPFPYQLSHTSLTTLTRTGQGEGARWALVTYNDHAHLE, encoded by the coding sequence GTGAGCGAGTCGCCCTTGCACCTGACGCTGGTGCGGCACGGCGCGACCGACTGGAACGGCGCGGGCCGCTGGCAGGGCTGGTCGGACACGCCGCTGGGCGCGGTCGGGGAGGATCAGGCGGCGCGGCTGCGACCCCGGCTGGCGGGGCGGGTGTTCGACCGGGTGTTCAGCAGCGATCTGGCCCGCGCGGCCCGCACGGCGGAGCTGAGCCTCCCGTCAGCGCCCCTGACGCTGGACGCCCGCCTGCGTGAACTGCACTTCGGGGTGTTCGAGGGCGTCACCACCGACGAGGCGCAGCGGGACGACCGCTACGCGCGGTGGCAGCTTGATCCGTGGGCTACGCCCGCCCCGGACGGCGAGAGTCTGTCGCAGGTGGGCGCCCGCCTGCGCGACTGGGCGGACGGCCTGCCGGGCGGGCGCGTGATCGCGTTCACGCACGGCGCGGCGATCCGCGCGCTGCTGTGCGACCTGTTCGGCTGGCCCGCCCGGCCGCAGCCGGGGTACGTCCTGCCGTTCCCGTACCAGCTGTCCCACACGAGCCTCACCACCCTGACCCGCACCGGGCAGGGTGAGGGGGCGCGCTGGGCGCTCGTGACGTACAACGACCACGCGCACCTGGAGTAG
- a CDS encoding acyl-CoA thioesterase, with product MDETMKAPRSRARMLELVFPKDTNYHGTAFGGWVLSLMDKAASIAAVRHAGGNVVTARMDGVDFHVPIRVGDAVALDAQVVRVGRTSMTIRVDVYREHMPTGDQELATTGFFVFVALDEHGKPRPVPSLPAGQDTSAAEPDFEARP from the coding sequence ATGGACGAGACGATGAAGGCGCCGCGCAGCCGGGCGCGCATGCTGGAACTGGTGTTCCCGAAGGACACGAACTACCACGGGACCGCGTTCGGCGGGTGGGTGCTGTCCCTGATGGACAAGGCGGCGAGTATCGCGGCGGTGCGGCATGCCGGGGGGAACGTCGTGACGGCCCGCATGGACGGCGTGGATTTCCACGTGCCGATCCGGGTGGGGGACGCGGTGGCGCTGGACGCGCAGGTGGTCCGGGTGGGCCGCACGAGCATGACGATCCGGGTGGACGTGTACCGCGAGCACATGCCGACCGGGGATCAGGAACTGGCGACGACGGGCTTTTTCGTGTTCGTGGCGCTGGATGAGCATGGGAAGCCGCGTCCGGTGCCGTCCCTTCCGGCGGGTCAGGATACGAGTGCGGCCGAGCCGGATTTCGAGGCGCGCCCGTGA
- a CDS encoding cold-shock protein, with the protein MAAGIVKWFNAEKGFGFIQSEGSPDIFAHFSAIQGSGFKKLNEGDEVEFDIEDGQRGKGPQAKNIVVTKAAPVSDFGGRRNDRW; encoded by the coding sequence ATGGCAGCAGGCATCGTGAAATGGTTCAACGCGGAAAAAGGCTTCGGTTTCATTCAGTCCGAGGGCAGCCCCGACATCTTCGCGCACTTCAGCGCGATCCAGGGCAGCGGCTTCAAGAAGCTGAACGAAGGTGACGAAGTCGAATTCGACATCGAAGACGGCCAGCGTGGCAAGGGCCCCCAGGCCAAGAACATCGTCGTGACGAAGGCCGCTCCCGTGAGCGACTTCGGCGGCCGCCGCAACGACCGCTGGTAA
- a CDS encoding DUF4403 family protein → MSASVALAAPAPSTVTVPVSVPMAGVQGAANARVPLEFARVNEDRSFLGGLLRVSLSGTVTRAGHVQVQALPDGSGLRVSVPIRAAFRAEPGGVGAFLARDFGGEATVALTVVPTITPEWEADVTVKGDYTWTDPLSVELAQGVRVSVQSLVDAQVRAQLDALAAQVRAAVREQARLRERAGTLWARAQQPWALPTPDAAYARVTPLNLSVSPFRFTPDALKVTLGAQLRLDAGLGRAPTQAALPLPALRRSDTLTPDVNLSVPVRLPYPELSAAATREAAKRTLTLPVPTSPTLRVTGVTLTPRGAQLNAAVQLQISGPLGLRLNATTDVRGTPTLDAAGQVLTLRNVTVTTRRAGLTGRVLAWLADARAQAYVTQAARFDLRPRLDGVRAQLQGRLPFSPAPGVTLGGTLRALKVTDVRVTPDALIVTGEALGTLDATVDVTSTR, encoded by the coding sequence ATGTCTGCTTCTGTTGCGCTGGCTGCCCCTGCTCCCTCGACGGTCACGGTGCCGGTGTCGGTGCCAATGGCGGGGGTGCAGGGCGCGGCGAACGCGCGGGTGCCGCTGGAGTTCGCGCGGGTGAACGAGGACCGTTCGTTCCTGGGGGGGCTGCTGCGGGTGTCGCTGTCGGGAACGGTGACGCGGGCGGGGCACGTGCAGGTACAGGCGCTGCCGGACGGTTCGGGGCTGCGGGTCAGCGTGCCGATTCGCGCGGCGTTCCGCGCCGAGCCGGGTGGGGTGGGGGCGTTCCTGGCGCGGGACTTCGGGGGTGAGGCGACCGTGGCGCTGACGGTGGTGCCGACCATAACGCCGGAGTGGGAGGCGGACGTGACCGTGAAAGGGGACTACACCTGGACCGACCCCTTGAGTGTGGAGCTGGCGCAGGGCGTGCGGGTCAGCGTGCAGTCGCTGGTGGACGCGCAGGTGCGGGCGCAGCTGGACGCGCTGGCGGCGCAGGTGCGCGCGGCGGTGCGGGAGCAGGCGCGGCTGCGCGAGCGGGCGGGGACCCTGTGGGCGCGGGCGCAGCAGCCGTGGGCGCTGCCCACCCCGGACGCCGCGTACGCGCGGGTGACGCCGCTGAACCTGAGCGTGTCGCCGTTCCGGTTCACGCCGGACGCCCTGAAGGTGACGCTGGGCGCGCAGTTGCGCCTGGACGCCGGGCTGGGCCGCGCGCCCACGCAGGCGGCGCTGCCCCTTCCGGCCCTGCGCCGCAGCGACACGCTGACCCCGGACGTGAACCTCAGCGTGCCGGTGCGTCTCCCCTACCCGGAACTGTCGGCGGCCGCCACGCGCGAGGCGGCGAAACGCACGTTGACGCTGCCGGTGCCGACCTCGCCGACGCTGCGGGTCACGGGCGTGACGCTGACACCGCGGGGGGCGCAGCTGAACGCCGCCGTGCAGCTTCAGATCAGCGGGCCGCTGGGCCTGCGGTTGAATGCCACGACGGACGTGCGTGGCACGCCCACCCTGGACGCGGCAGGGCAGGTGCTGACGCTGCGGAACGTGACGGTCACGACGCGCCGCGCGGGCCTGACCGGCCGGGTGCTGGCGTGGCTGGCGGACGCCCGCGCGCAGGCGTACGTGACGCAGGCCGCCCGGTTCGACCTGCGGCCCCGCCTGGATGGGGTGCGGGCACAGCTTCAGGGTCGGCTGCCGTTCTCACCGGCGCCCGGCGTGACGCTGGGCGGCACACTGCGCGCCCTGAAGGTCACGGACGTGCGGGTCACGCCGGACGCGCTGATCGTGACCGGCGAGGCGCTGGGGACGCTGGACGCCACGGTCGACGTGACGTCCACCCGCTGA
- a CDS encoding secondary thiamine-phosphate synthase enzyme YjbQ has product MWAQHTLTLPARRRGFHLITREIAGAVPELGRTRAGLLHVFLQHTSASLTLNENASPDVRADFETYFNHAVPDGWAPFTHTLEGEDDMAAHIKASLLGPSLTLPVQQGRLALGTWQGVYLCEHRDHGGPRRLILTLSGEAG; this is encoded by the coding sequence ATGTGGGCCCAGCACACCCTGACCCTGCCCGCGCGGCGGCGCGGCTTCCACCTCATCACCCGCGAGATCGCCGGGGCCGTCCCGGAACTGGGGCGGACCCGCGCCGGGCTGCTGCACGTCTTTCTTCAGCACACCAGCGCCAGTCTCACCCTGAACGAGAACGCCAGCCCCGACGTCCGCGCCGACTTCGAGACGTACTTCAACCACGCCGTGCCCGACGGCTGGGCGCCCTTCACGCACACCCTGGAAGGGGAGGACGACATGGCCGCGCACATCAAGGCCAGCCTCCTCGGCCCCAGCCTGACCCTGCCCGTCCAGCAGGGCCGCCTCGCGCTGGGCACGTGGCAGGGCGTGTACCTCTGCGAACACCGCGACCACGGCGGCCCCCGCAGGTTGATCCTCACGCTCAGTGGCGAGGCGGGCTGA